CGGATTTCCTCAACTTCGAACCCTTCCACCAGTAAGCCGGAGCGGTCCGCCCGGATTATTCAGAGATATCCGGGTTCAGTTCTTTTACACTGCTCTCAACTTCGAAGTAACGGTAGTCTTTGTACTCCTGGGTCAAACGGTAGAATTCCACGCGGCGATGCCGGGTCTCCAGGAACGGGATAACCACGGTTGTGGCCCTGCCGCCATGGGTTTCACTCGCATACGGTATGAGCGTACTGCGCGTACCCACGCGCTTGTCGAACACGTAACTTTCGGAAAACTCGGTTTTGGAAGGGAAGCGTAGCCCATGGCGTTCTTCCAGATACCAGTGAACCACGTTCAGGTCGAGTTTGGCGGACATCTTTTCCGCCGCCGCCTCAAGGGCCTCGCTGCCGTGCACGCCACGGGGATGCATCTCGATTTTCAGCACCGATCCGTTATCCACATCCACCCAGACTCTTCCCTGGGCAAGAGGCCCCTTTATTTTCTGTAGTGGAGTCACCTCAACCACGGCGCAATTCCGCTTTTGCAGGCGTTCGCTGTCGATCAACCGGTAGTTGTAGGCCGGTCGATTCAGTGTTCCCAGGAGAGTGACGGGCATGAATACGGAGTATTGCGAGGCAAAACGCGTGGGGAGATCCGAGTTCGGGATATTGACCCGTTTGTGTCCTTCGCGTACCAGCCGGCGTTGTTCGGAAACGGCGCCCTCTCCCACCACCTGGTAGTCATAACGCCAATGGCGGTCCACTTTTTCCACCCGTCGGTTGAGGGGATTTTGCTCCAATGTGGTTTCATCCACCCATTCGGTACAGGTAAAGCGGAACGCAGCGCGCTGCAGCCGCCTGCAATAATCGGCAGCCTTGTCCATCACCGCTTTCAATCGCGGGTCCATGGGCTCTTTTTCCATGAGCTTCCGGGATTCCGCCTGCGGTGAGGCAATGCGAACCCGGGTGTAGCTCCGGGTGCTGTTCCCGGACAAGCGGTCTTGGGCCGCCACGCTGACGAGATAATCGCCCGGTTCAGGAAAGTTCATCTTAATTTCCACCATGACCGCCTCGCCATGGGGAGACAAAATCTCTGTGTACTCCAGGGATTCTCTGCCATTCGATTCCGCGCGAACCGTGATATGGATATCTCCATTGAGTTCGCCGGATTCTGTTGTTTCCTGAAGATAGTCGGCGAGCTCAAAACGCAGTTGACCTTTATTGAAAACGGGGTCGGAAATCTTCAGGGGGCGAATTTCCCGGGCCGCCAGTTTGCGGGCATAGACCGCTTCCAGGCCCGGTTGAGCCAACTGGATTTTCACTTCGGGGTTGCGAGAGGGAACAGCCGGTTTGTAGGTAAGTACGTAGTGGATGTCCGGCCTGGATGCCGCCTCTTCCAGCGCGGTTCTCAACCGGGTGGTGTTTTGCACGTCGCCGCCGGTGTCTGAGGCGATTTTGCGAAAAGCGGATTCCCACGATGAAAACACGGGCATCCAGCGCAAATGCGTGGTATCGGGGCTTTCACTGGCGACATCGCTGAGAAAGAGGTGAAAAGTCGCCCCGGCGCCAATGAAAAGAGACATCAGGTCCCGGGCCTGAACGGCCATGTCCGTGGCCATGCGCATCTTTTTGTCACAATCATCGACGAAACGCTTCAGTTCCGCCGAGGTTTCATGACTCATGGGAGCGTCCAGAAAGAGGCGGCTCTTGACATGGATCATGGGCAGGCGTTCGTTATGCATGAAGAGCAAGGCCCATTTTTCCCCGTCCACGGCCCGCAATGCCGCGGCCAGGCGCTGCAACATGGCGGGTTGTGCGCGCAGGCGGGTCAGGCGGTAGTCGTCCAGGATGCCGCCGTAGCGGTTTTTGAATTCATTGCGCAATGCCTGCTCCGGAGTTTTGAATGCCGCCTTTTTTTCCGCGTTTTCCAGCAGGGCTTCATGAAAGTTTTTCACACTCTGCTCCAACATGGCAGTCTGATGGATTTTTTCAACTTTTCTTTGCTTTAGATGGCTGGATAGATCATGAAAAAAAGCGGTCAGTTTTTCTTTTTCCTCTGCCGGGGAATTGATCTGAATCACGTGCCGGTCACTGCTGAGAATAACCTGGTCCCCGGGACGGAAAATGTGCTCAATAAAATAGGACCAGGTCTGCGGCCAATTGCGGCTTTCCTCGTTCCACCATAAAAGGAAGAGAAAAAGCCGTCCCCGCTTGCTCACCGCCGTTTCCGGTCCGAATTTCATCTCCGGTGAAAGGGCGCGGCGGATTTCGCGAAAACTGGTGATGGGGACCGGCCGGCCGTCTTCAAATACGGAAAAGTCCTGGCGCGTCAGCCCGGAGACCGGGTCATCGCCGGCAAACACTCGCACCACTACTTCACGGTTTAGAATCCCGACCCGTTCAACGACTTCGTCTTGGGCCCTAAGCGCAGAGAAAAAAAACGCCGCCATCAGGGTGATCACGATACCGAACCTTCTCACTTCTACAAAACCGCCCATGTTAGCTCCCGCGTGCGCCGGATCGTCGATTCCGGCTATTTGCAATACGGCGGCCTGCGCCCTGTAGATGACAACAGTCTGGTCGAAAGTCGAAAGAGAAAAGTGAAAAGTCGAAAGTAAAAGCCCTGTAATGGCACTATGGAGTGTCAGTGATGAGGAATCCGGCCTGGCAGGTCGGCTTGGAATGCCTGTCCGAACTGTGATGATGCGCCTCTAAGCGCTGTGATGATACCAGCCTGAAGGCTATGCAATGCGTTTTTATCACAAGTCCCGGGAAGTTCTCATCACGAGTCCGTAGAGTTTCTATCACTGGATTGAAGTGAAAAGTCTAAAGTTTCCTTCTCTCCAACTCTTTTCATATCCCCTCAACCAGATGCTTGACCAGGATGCGCAGGCCGATAAAGATAAGGATCAGCCCACCAAGGGCTTCGACCCTGCGGGCAAAGAGTCTGCCCACGCGTTGCCCCAGGTAAATACCGCCAAATGACATGAAAAAGGTGATTGCGCCGATAATCAGGACCGGAAAGAGTATGTCGACCCCCAGTAAGGCAAAGGTCAATCCGATGGCCAGGGCATCGATACTGGTGGCGATTCCCAGTATGACGAGTTGGCCGAATCCACCGCCGGGTTTTTGATAACCCGCGGGTTTCCATGAAGATGCAATCATATGCAGTCCGATAAACACCAGGAGTCCGAAGGCGATCCAATGGTCCAACGGGGCCATGACGGGACGGAACCCCATGCCGCCGAACCATCCCAGAACCGGCATTCCCGCTTGGAACAGGCCGAAGACCACGCCTCGTTGCAGCGCATGAGGAAAACAGTTGCGTTGCAAGGAGAGTCCCGCAGCCACGGAAACGGCAAACGCGTCCATTGACAATCCCAGGGCGATGAGAACGATTTCAGCTAGCGGCATGACAGGTGGGGGATTATACCATGCCGGCCGGGTCAAGAAAAATTGAAACATTGTGCCCGGAGCCTTGATCAGAGGAGCAGATGGTTTGACTTGATCAGCCTCTTTGTGATATAAGGGTGTGTATTTTTGAATAGGAGTCAGAACCCATGTTTGCGATTCTTGAGACCGGTGGCAAGCAGTATAGAGTGGCCGAGGGTGAAGTTCTCGAAGTGGAAATCATCGATGAGGCCAGAATAGACAAGGAAAAGCGGGTGGTATTTGACAGCGTCTTGCTGATCCAGGATGAGAAACTCCACCTCGGGCAGCCTTATGTGACGAATGGAGTCATCCACGCGCGCATCGTGGACGAGTTCAAATCCCCCAAAGTGATTGTGTTCAAGAAAAAGTCCAAGAAAGGATACAAGCGTCTCAAGGGGCATCGCCAGCAATTGCACCGCATCACCATCGAACGCATCGAGATTAATCCCGCCTTCGCCAAGGCTGCGGCGGATAAACCTGCTTCCGTTTCTGCTAAAGCTGATCTTTCCGCTAAAGCTACAGCGCCCAAGACGGCGGCAAAGAAAACGACGGCTGCCGGGAAGGCGGCGCCCAAGGCAACTGAAAAGAAGCCTGTGACGGCGAAGAAGGCCGCCCCCAAAAAGGCACCCGCCTCCGCTAAAACTCCGGCGGATAAAACAACGGGCAAGAAAGATTCAGGCAAGGAGAATAACTGATGGCACATAAAAAATCCGGCGGTAGTGCCAGGAACGGGCGGGACAGTGAGTCCAAACGCCTCGGAGTCAAGTGTTTCGGCGGAGAGAGCATTCCGGCGGGATCCATTATCGTGCGTCAGCGGGGAACACGGATCAAGGCCGGAGACAATGTGGGTGTGGGCCGGGATGACACTCTGTTCGCCCTGGTAACCGGCACGGTTCGGTTCATTACCCGCAACAAGCGTAAATTCGTCGAGGTGGTACCCAATTAAGCGGTTTTTCCTGGAGCCTGTTTCCGGTTCCACCCTTTGTCATTGTTTTCCCCTACTATGTTCGTTGACCGCGCTCTAATCACTTTTCATGCCGGGCGCGGCGGGGACGGCTGTGTCAGTTTTCGCCGCGAGAAGTACATTCCCCGGGGAGGACCGGACGGCGGTGACGGTGGCAAAGGAGGAAGCGTCATCCTTGTCAGTGATCCCCAGGTGCATTCGCTGGTGGACTTCACCCGTTGTCATGCCATACGCGCCGCCAATGGTGCCCCCGGCAGCGGCAATCGCCGGACGGGGCGGAGTGGAGCGAATGAGCGGATTTCCGTTCCTCCGGGAACCGTAATCAAGACCCATCCTGAAGAGCGCCTGATCGTGGATTTTTCTACTTCGGGCATGGAGTTTGAGCTGGCTCGGGGAGGAAAGGGGGGTCGAGGAAATTTCCGCTTTAAATCGTCGGTCAACCAGGCGCCAAGGCGGGCGGACAAGGGACTCCCGGGAGAATCGATCACCGTGGTCCTGGAGTTGAAACTGATCGCATTCGCCGGTCTGGTGGGCCTTCCAAATGCCGGCAAATCCACCCTGATTTCCAGAATCAGTAGCGCCCGCCCCCGTATTGCGGATTATCCCTTTACCACGTTAACGCCGAACCTGGGGGTGGCATATCACGGTTACGACAGCCTGGTGGTGGCTGATATTCCCGGCATCATATCCGGGGCACATCGCGGCGAGGGGATGGGACTCAGCTTCCTGCGTCACATTGAACGAAATCGGGTTTTGCTGTACCTTATCGATGTGTCGGCCTACACCGAAGGTGATCCAATCGAAACGCTACGTATGCTGCAAGGCGAGTTGGCGGCGCATGATCCGCGTCTGTTACGGAAACGCGCCATCGTGGTGGGCAATAAAGCGGATCTGCTCGACTCCCATACGGGGCGGAACGGCGCGGATCGCTTGCGGGAGTATTGCGAGCAACAGGGATTG
This window of the Candidatus Aminicenantes bacterium genome carries:
- a CDS encoding manganese efflux pump, with the translated sequence MPLAEIVLIALGLSMDAFAVSVAAGLSLQRNCFPHALQRGVVFGLFQAGMPVLGWFGGMGFRPVMAPLDHWIAFGLLVFIGLHMIASSWKPAGYQKPGGGFGQLVILGIATSIDALAIGLTFALLGVDILFPVLIIGAITFFMSFGGIYLGQRVGRLFARRVEALGGLILIFIGLRILVKHLVEGI
- the rplU gene encoding 50S ribosomal protein L21 — protein: MFAILETGGKQYRVAEGEVLEVEIIDEARIDKEKRVVFDSVLLIQDEKLHLGQPYVTNGVIHARIVDEFKSPKVIVFKKKSKKGYKRLKGHRQQLHRITIERIEINPAFAKAAADKPASVSAKADLSAKATAPKTAAKKTTAAGKAAPKATEKKPVTAKKAAPKKAPASAKTPADKTTGKKDSGKENN
- a CDS encoding 50S ribosomal protein L27, which encodes MAHKKSGGSARNGRDSESKRLGVKCFGGESIPAGSIIVRQRGTRIKAGDNVGVGRDDTLFALVTGTVRFITRNKRKFVEVVPN
- the obgE gene encoding GTPase ObgE, coding for MFVDRALITFHAGRGGDGCVSFRREKYIPRGGPDGGDGGKGGSVILVSDPQVHSLVDFTRCHAIRAANGAPGSGNRRTGRSGANERISVPPGTVIKTHPEERLIVDFSTSGMEFELARGGKGGRGNFRFKSSVNQAPRRADKGLPGESITVVLELKLIAFAGLVGLPNAGKSTLISRISSARPRIADYPFTTLTPNLGVAYHGYDSLVVADIPGIISGAHRGEGMGLSFLRHIERNRVLLYLIDVSAYTEGDPIETLRMLQGELAAHDPRLLRKRAIVVGNKADLLDSHTGRNGADRLREYCEQQGLPYLEISALREWNLEMLKARLFGLYHES